In Leclercia sp. LSNIH1, the genomic stretch CTAACACGAAGCTCAGCCTTTATTGTCTACTTTGGCGCGCGCTTCGTCACGTAATTCTCGTCGTAATATCTTCCCGACGTTCGATTTTGGCAGTTCGTCGCGAAACTCCACCAGCTTCGGCACTTTGTAGCCGGTAAGATGGCGACGGCAGAAGGTGATCAGCGCGTCTTCGCTCAGGGCAGGATCTTTTTTCACCACAAAGATTTTTACCGTTTCGCCGCTGCTGCCTGCCGGTACCCCTACTGCGGCCACTTCCAGTACGCCGTTGTGCTGCATCACCACCTCTTCGATCTCGTTGGGATAGACGTTGAACCCGGAGACCAGGATCATATCTTTCTTACGATCGACGATGCGCAGGAAACCTTCGTCATCCATCACCGCGATGTCGCCGGTGTGCAGCCAGCCATCCTTGATGATTTCGTCGGTAGCGTCCGGGCGTTGCCAGTAACCCAGCATCACCTGCGGCCCTCTTACGCACAGCTCGCCAGGCTCGCCATGCGGCACTTCGTTATCGTCGTCATCCACCAGTTTAGCTTCGGTGGAGGGCACCGGCAGGCCAATGCTGCCGCTGTGATAGTCGATATCGTGCGGGTTTACGCTCACCAGCGGGGCGCACTCGGTCAGGCCATAGCCTTCAAGCAGGTACTGCCCGGTGAGCTTGACCCAGCGCTCGGCCACCGCCTGCTGCACCGGCATCCCGCCACCCGCTGACAGATGCAGGGTGGAGAAATCGAGCTGCTGGAACTCTTTATTATTGAGCAGCGCGTTAAACAGGGTGTTTACCCCGGTCATGGCGGTAAACGGATATTTCGCCAGCTCTTTCACCAGTCCCGGAATATCACGCGGGTTGGTGATTAGCACGTTCTGCCCGCCGAGTTCGATAAACAGCAGACAGTTCATGGTCAGGGCAAAAATGTGATACAGCGGCAGCGCAGTAATGACCAGCTCTTTGCCGCGATGCAGCAGCGGCCCGTAGGTGGCATTAACCTGTTCGAGGTTCGCCAGCATGTTGCGGTGGGTAAGCATCGCCCCTTTCGCCACGCCGGTTGTGCCGCCGGTATATTGCAGGAAGGCCAGATCCTGCGAGACGATCTCAGGCTTAACGTACTGCATCCGGTAGCCGGTGTGCAGCGCCTGGCGAAAAGAGATGGCATCCGGCAGGTGATATTTCGGCACCAGACGTTTGACATATTTGACGACGAAGTTAACCAGCGTCCCTTTGGCGGTGGAGAGCTGGTCGCCCATCCGCGTCAGGATGACGTGTTTGACCTGGGTCTTATCAACCACTTTTTCCAGCGTGTGGGCGAAGTTGGAGACAATCACAATCGCCGCGGCACCGCTGTCATTCAACTGATGTTCCAGCTCACGCGGAGTATAGAGCGGGTTGACGTTAACCACGATCATCCCGGCGCGCAGAATGCCGAACAGCGCCACCGGATACTGCAGCAGGTTGGGCATCATCAGCGCCACGCGATCGCCCTTCTGCAGGCCTAAGCCCTGTTGCAGATAGGCGGCAAAGGCCCGGCTGCGCTCTTCCAGTTTACGGAAGGTCATCACCTCGCCCATGTTCACAAACGCAGGCTGATCGGCGTAACGCGTTACGGAGTTTTCAAACAGTTCAACCAGGGATTGATAACGGTCAGGATTTATCTCTGCGGGAACATCCGCAGGATATCGGTTAAGCCAAACCTTCTTCACTACATCACCTCTGAAATGCGTGTTCGTCGTCATCACAACCCCGGTTAATAAACAAGTCGTTAACATAATATTAACTCAGCGTACCAGTTTATTTATTGTCCGGATTTAAGGTTGCGAAGCGCGTCACTATTTATTTTTCTTATTACCGTGGAAAAAACAAAACAGCGGACGGGCCGCTGTTTCTTAATTAAGAATAACAGTGACTTACTCTGTTACTATCGTTCGGACCTGAGCTGGACCGGGGCCATAGCCTGGCCATCCGCCGTAGCCGTAACCATAGCCATAACGCCATGGATGCGGTCCCCAGTACCAGGGGTCGGGTGGCGGCATCATCACCTGCTGCTGCACCCGCCAGCGTTTATAGCCGTTGGCCAGCATGGTCATGAATTTATAAGGCGTGTTGCCGACTTTACCCTGCTCTGCGCCGGTGATCGGTCCCACTACGGTGATCAGTTGTCCCCGGAAATCCACCGGATCGAGGAAGCCGTTAACATCGGCGTAGATACGGCCTCGTGAGGCTTCACCCAGCACCGGACGCGCACCGCTGTCGAGGGGAACGGTGGCAATCTCCAGACGGGTTTTCCCCTGCTGGTTGAGCACCTCCACGACTTTGCCGCCGAAACGCGCTTCCTGACCCACGTAGAGTTCCGGGGCGTTCATCACCCGGACCAGATCCTGCTGCGGCGTGGGGCTGCTGCCCTGGATGGCATCAGGTACGGAGATACATCCCGTTAACGCCAGGGCCAGCGCCCCGACGGTCAGCAGACGAACGACATATTTTTGAACCGCCATGATGCGACTCCTTTTTCTCAGGCTCTTATACTGAGATTCACTCCCGGCCCGGAAGTTTCTTCCACGCTACGGTGTTTCGCAAATAAACCGGCTCGGCTTTCTCCACCGCCACGGTTTGCCCTGCCTCCAGCATCTGACAAGCGATGGGCAGCATATCTTCTGCGGCAGGTAACAGGACAGTGCCGTCCACCAGGGTCAGACCGCTCTCCTTTGCCATGTCAGGCCAGGCTGGCCAGCCGGTCCCGACGGTCGCCCACTCACCGGAAAGCTGCTTCATGCGCTCACCTGCCGCTTCCGGCGTGAGCACCGCTTCGCTCTCTTCCCCGTGCCAGACGCCTTGCTCGTCACGGGTGTACTCCGCCCAGTAGACTTCGCCCATTCGGGCATCAATAGCCGCCAGCACGCGGGTCGCACCGGTACGGCGCCACGCCCCCTGCGCCATGGTCGCCAGGGTCGAGACGCCAATCATCGGCAGTTCAGCGCCCAGCGCCAGCCCCTGGGCAATGCCGATACCGATGCGAACGCCGGTAAAGCTGCCCGGACCACGGCCATAGGCCAGCGCATCGAGGTCGGTAAGAGAGGTATTGCCCTCGGTGAGGATCATCTTCACCAGAGGCAGGATACGTTGGGTGTGTTCCCGGGGGCACTCTTCGAAATGAGCAAAGGGAGTACCGTCATTCCACAGGGCAACGGAGCAGGCCTCCGTGGCGGTATCGATAGCCAGAATTCGCATGTATTGTCGCGCTCTCGCAGTGGTCAGTCACAAAAAGGGGCGCATTTTAGCACACCCACCAGCAAATTACTGCGTCTGCGACGCGGCAAGGAAACGCACGGCGCGATCGATATCCCGGGTACGTGGCGCCGGCGGCAGGCTGGCGATAAAGGTGGCGCCGTAAGGTCGCATGACCAGGCGGTTATCGCAGATCACCAGCACCCCGCGATCGTCCACGTCACGGATCAGGCGCCCCACTCCCTGCTTAAGAGTAATGACCGCATCCGGAAGCTGCACCTCATCAAACGGATCGCCTCCCCGCAGGCGGCAATCTTCCATCCGCGCCTTCAGCAACGGATCGTCCGGCGACGTAAAGGGCAGTTTGTCGATGATCACCAGCGACAGGGTATCGCCGCGCACGTCGACCCCTTCCCAGAAGCTACTCGTGGCCACCAGCAGGGCATTGCCGTGG encodes the following:
- the fadD gene encoding long-chain-fatty-acid--CoA ligase FadD yields the protein MKKVWLNRYPADVPAEINPDRYQSLVELFENSVTRYADQPAFVNMGEVMTFRKLEERSRAFAAYLQQGLGLQKGDRVALMMPNLLQYPVALFGILRAGMIVVNVNPLYTPRELEHQLNDSGAAAIVIVSNFAHTLEKVVDKTQVKHVILTRMGDQLSTAKGTLVNFVVKYVKRLVPKYHLPDAISFRQALHTGYRMQYVKPEIVSQDLAFLQYTGGTTGVAKGAMLTHRNMLANLEQVNATYGPLLHRGKELVITALPLYHIFALTMNCLLFIELGGQNVLITNPRDIPGLVKELAKYPFTAMTGVNTLFNALLNNKEFQQLDFSTLHLSAGGGMPVQQAVAERWVKLTGQYLLEGYGLTECAPLVSVNPHDIDYHSGSIGLPVPSTEAKLVDDDDNEVPHGEPGELCVRGPQVMLGYWQRPDATDEIIKDGWLHTGDIAVMDDEGFLRIVDRKKDMILVSGFNVYPNEIEEVVMQHNGVLEVAAVGVPAGSSGETVKIFVVKKDPALSEDALITFCRRHLTGYKVPKLVEFRDELPKSNVGKILRRELRDEARAKVDNKG
- a CDS encoding Slp family lipoprotein, whose product is MAVQKYVVRLLTVGALALALTGCISVPDAIQGSSPTPQQDLVRVMNAPELYVGQEARFGGKVVEVLNQQGKTRLEIATVPLDSGARPVLGEASRGRIYADVNGFLDPVDFRGQLITVVGPITGAEQGKVGNTPYKFMTMLANGYKRWRVQQQVMMPPPDPWYWGPHPWRYGYGYGYGGWPGYGPGPAQVRTIVTE
- the tsaB gene encoding tRNA (adenosine(37)-N6)-threonylcarbamoyltransferase complex dimerization subunit type 1 TsaB — translated: MRILAIDTATEACSVALWNDGTPFAHFEECPREHTQRILPLVKMILTEGNTSLTDLDALAYGRGPGSFTGVRIGIGIAQGLALGAELPMIGVSTLATMAQGAWRRTGATRVLAAIDARMGEVYWAEYTRDEQGVWHGEESEAVLTPEAAGERMKQLSGEWATVGTGWPAWPDMAKESGLTLVDGTVLLPAAEDMLPIACQMLEAGQTVAVEKAEPVYLRNTVAWKKLPGRE